The nucleotide window TTGTATAGCCTTTGTGTCCTTCCTCCTGTACATAGCATGCACAATGTCcgtatattgtgtatatattgTATTGCATATTGTATATTGTCTACATATTGCACTAGTATAGTATCACCatagtctctgtgtgtgataaCTCACTTCCCCATTCGGATTCTGACCCTGTTACCCACAGGTTGACGTTTCCTCTGTTTGAGACCGAACAGGCCGAGTCCTGCATGTCCTGGAGTCAACCTGTGCTGGAGGTTCACAGACGAATCTCAATTATCctggtgacacacacatacgtttTCCTGGGGCACACAACTATGACACAGGAGGTGAGTCTCCAGTTGTTTAACTGTGCCGTGgactcatttgtgtgttttatgttcaaGATGACAATCCATCGATAACCTGAAGTTGAATTTTACGACCTTTGTTTTATTGCCGTGGCTGTGTGTTACATTTCTCAGTCGTTGTAATAGGATTAAAACTCAGAGGCAGCAGGTCCTTACCTCAGGACACACAGTCAAGGATCAGCGCCTCTCCCCCGCTtacagaagtgtccttggcttTTGCACAGCGAGGTTGTGCAGTGATGAGCCTGTTTGTTTATAGGCTGACAGCCGCTTGACCCCCATATCCATGACACCAGTGggataacaaacaaaccaacgcCAGCAGGAGTGTCCTCATGTCTGCACGGTTGTGGTTTGTGTGGTCGATgtgcacagacagagaaggTGGTCTCTGGGGGTACCTTACTTTCAGGTCTGCATTTGTGAGACACGTGTTCATGAATTTCTTGTTTGATGGCCACATACCTGACTCTGcagtctttgtgtttcctggAAAAACATCATCACTCCTTATTATTTCTGCCTCACATTctccacaaacaaaacacacaaatcatttcCCCCACATTTATATAAGTAGCAAAATGGAATCTCCTTTTATTTGTCTCATTTTTTACAGCTTTGCCCGGTTGAAAGCTTCAGcgtggacaaaaacacacagagcgcttcatacaaaaaaacagacacaagagGGTCATAACAGCAGCTAGCAGCAAACTGACCAAGgcagagaaattaaaataagataTTGTGTTCAGgctccattttcattttaagaagAGTCCAggttttcttcttcctcacaGGGTCCCTACAAGCCTGCTTGCAGTGCGCACACAGACGCTCATTATATTCTGGGCAAAAGGAATTTCAAGGATGGCAGCGTCAGACCAATATAAACTAGAAACCACATTTCCAACAAGTGTTCACTGTGAACCCACCCGCTCCACTGTATTTTGCCACGTCATTCCatgattatttgtattatgtGGGATTCAGGCAGgatcctgaagacattctggcTCCTTTATAGCTCAGTAAAGCCTTATGCATAACACTTTGCTCCCTGCAGCTAAAGTTTACCAGCAACAACAAAGTAAGCGTGCAGGCCGCAGTGTTGATGAGATGCACAGAAACAGCCGGCGGTGGAAGTCAAAGGCCTGTGATGTGTTCAGGTCCACTCGGGTGGTTCTTAGAGATACAGGCCCTGAACAGAATTGCCCTCTGAGGCCCTGGGTTCAGTCAGTGCTGCCATAGTGGTTCAAAATGGAGGGGCTCTCATGTAACGAGCTGGGCGAGGATTCTTCCTCCTGAGAAACCACCGCATCCGCCGGCTGCTCAAAGAAGTCGGCCACGCAAAACACCTGCAGAAAAACAAGCAGCACAGTTATCAGTCATCCTGTTCTATCATCTATAGCGTTTCTGTCTataacattttgaattcatttttacttttagcTGTTTActgaattatatatttattagagCCTGATAAAAATCTGCAGATATGAACCTTCACATGGAATAATGACAGTGTTTAGGTTTGCTGacatgaaaaaacatattttagggAGAATCTTGTGAAAAATTTAACACAAAACATCtggaatgttttcatttgatttgaatggCTAAGCTATAAAGAAACATGGAATTTTACATTTGATAATTTCAAAGTGTAAACTCCAGATGATTCTTTCTGACCTTATAACTACAACTATCTAGACATTCAGTGCACGGTCCTGCTTTTCCGTGACCTAATAGATGTCCCAGTGAAACTTACTGTGAAGACAGCCACTAAACCCCCCTGCAGGAGGCCGGTGAACACATCGCTCCAGTGATGTTTGTAGTCAGACACCCGGGACAGACCCACATACACAGCAGTCGCAATCAGGAAGAACTGGATGGTGGGACGCAGGAGCCGCGTCCACTGTGACAGCAGTCTGGCTTGAATGTACAGCTGCAGATAGAGCAAATATATATGTTACAATCAAATTAATATGAGCATTAACTCATTTGTAATCAAATTCAGGCTGTAAGGAGCTATTGAAGAAATGAATAGATGTACTTACTACGAGGAACAGCATGCAGTACATAGAGAAGGACGAGTGGCCAGAGTAGAAGGACAGTCTgcaaaagaaataagaaataaaatcagGCTCAATCACGTTACTCAATATCATTAGAGAAATGTCAGCAAGTTATCTCGGCTCAATCTGCAAATTTTGACCTCCACGAAGGAAGCTGATCTTTTCATTgccatttgtttgtgtgctgtctGGATCAGTATAAAAATGACTGAACTGTTTTGCATGAAGTTTTATGGAAGGCGGATCCAAGAATTGTTGTCACATGTTTTAACATGGTGAGAGGTATGTACTCTGCAAGAGCCTTTCCAGTTGAGAAATAGACTTAACTGGGAGCACAGAGTTTAAAATACGTGGCCAGGTAGACAGGGTCTAATGAAAAGACCCTATAACACACGTTGGTTTAAGTTAATATCTTTTCTCATAGGTAAATTGCAGATGTTCATATTCTAGATTCAAAACCTTCAATGTTACTTATTTTTTGGTAGATATAATGCTaatatgttttcttctttttacaacAGGCCTCGCAGGATAAATACTCCAGAGGAAATGATTTGGGCATTTGAATTCTCATAAACAGCCCCACATAAAATCTCAGGAGAATTTCCCTAGTTCaatacatgtctgaaagcagctttagtgtaTCAGGCTCCGATTGAAGTATAACTTTATGattgaaaggaaatgaaatcagttgtgtgtttctgtcagaagtgtctctctgtgattTCAGGTCGGGGACCATTACCTGGCCTCATCTACCAGAAACTTGTCTCCAGTGCAGGTGAAGTTCTCGATGTATCCTCCGGTTTTACAGTTGATACGATCCCACTCTGGTTGGCACACAGCCACAAAGTTAGGACGCAGACGGCCGATGGAGTACTTGGCGACGTCCGTCAGGGACTGGCTAGCGGCGGCTCCAAACACGTAGCTCCCCACCGCCTTGTAGACGCACGCCACATATTTGGTCCCTAAAGACTGTTTCTTGACACGGGACAAGTAAACAGAGAGGCACTCGCCACAGACGACCTGCAACAGAGAAGACGTTTAAACGTTACGGGAAACTTTTCAAGTGCAAAAAAGTCGCTTCCAAATTCGAGAAGGGGAACACTGACTTACCACGATGAGAGTGAAGGGGATCATGACCCCTCCCAGCAGCTGGTAGGAGATGGTGTCCTCCTTGAGCGGGTACCTGATGGACTCATCGTTACAGAAGAAGCCCCGTTTGAAAGGGTTGTGTTGTGGGGTCAGGATGAAAAAGGGAAGTCcaactgttaaaataaaagaagagacaGATGATGACTATGATTGATTTTCGGTCTCATATCATGATAAAAACCTCTTGTTACTCAAGCAGCATATACAAGACTCGATACTCTGATGATCCACTGTTACTGTTGCACCACACTTATGATTTAGTCGATCAGGAAACGTGACATGTTGAGATAACACGGGCACTTCCCCCTCTTAAAGAAAAGGTTGAGTTCTTTGCATAAGTGGCTCTCGTCGGTTTCATTTAGCAACGAGCGGAATTCTCTGTGTTCGAGGGCACAGCCGTTACACAATAACTGAATTAGACGCCCGAGGCCTTGAATTACAACAGAGCAATAATACACGAGATCTCAGGAGGGACGTGATGGAGCCACACCACCTTGTTTGGTCACGTTCAGTCTTtgtgtataaaaataaagagtATGATCGGTGAGAATCATCCCAGTTTTTATCTGCACGAAGAATCACCATCAAAGCTTAATCTCAGTTACACATTCTTCATTCGCATTCCTCCACAACTTGTTTTAGATGCAGCTTTCCTGAAAAATCTAAAATCGAAAAAGGAAACTCGACAGTCGGCTGAACTGCAGGGTTTTTCCTTCCTTGGCGTTTGCACAGGTCGGAACACTAGCATCGATGTTTTGGGGCAACATGAGTTACCACACAGTCACAGGCTTTTGTTTGGGCCTGTTAGTTTAAACCAGCTGCAGATCAAATTACACTGACTGCAGTTCTTTTGAAACTCTGAATAACAACAAGGGACTGAGCTGATCATGGAGTTAATCTTCCAAAATACTATTTACTGCGACTGGGATGAGTCTGTCGCCCGCCTGAAAGGAGTCAGAGATACTCGCTGCAGAGACAAGAGGGAGCATAACAGGGAGAGGTATAGCACTAAAGGAATaatattcattatttcattctttattttagtCATTTTTGATTGTGTGCACTAGAGCCCGACCGGTATGGATATCTGGAGGACGATAACGGCTATAGGGAGTTAACCatgaactttattataaataactttaaatcaaaagaaaacaaaaatacaaccaGATATACAGCacctaaacaaaaacattatatatgtatatattgtaattaaaataaaagttcacAAAATGGCGAATGtctgcaaacataaacacagacacctATACGtctgtgaatattaaattagtCTCTGTTTTTGATTGGTTTGTGTGTAAGTATTGATTTAGCCCTTTATGTTGCTGTGTTAACAAGTGTTTAAtattaagattcatttatttatccaaacacatgcacagacatgcacaggcacactcatgcaggtagggaaatttaacctctgctattgacacagagcagtgagcgaccatgtacggcgcccggggagcagatgttaggggagtaaggtgccttgctcaggggcactagacagggtagggagaatcctcttggatttttggacagatcaatccaggtttgtctttttgttgtctctcagtggagtcgaaccagagacgaaccagagaccttttctgcccatagtccaagtttctgccactagtccaccgcctctatATATGTGGCATGCAGATATCATaatcatgaaaccacatttgagTGAAAAAAGAAGACGTGAGCTTGGGAGACCATATACCATAAAGCAGATGGTGCAAAGATATAAAGTGGGATTTCTATATTTTGCCTGTGTGACCCCATTAAATGAGACGAGGAAATTTAATAAAGAAATTGGTCTGAAAAAGTTGAAAATCTAATTGTATTTGACAAATTTAATATTGTGACATGATACCAGACGACTCATGTCTGAGTATGTATTCAGTCTCCAACATTGAGATCTGTTTAAAAGCAAGAACTTGAGAACAATGGAAAATGTAAATCACGTGAAGTAGTAACTGAAAACACACTCAGTTGTGTATAACTACAGATTATTACCCACATAATATTTATGTACTTAACTGAAGTTCAGTGTTGACGTAGTGTTTTGAGATCTGTCTTATTTACACAACACACTAAAAGGACTACACCCTTGTTTTATACTGGGAAGACATTGTAGATTAGTTTATTGCTGCCATCTCCACAGCAATATGAGAATACAGGTTTCCTCTTTTATTGTATATCTGTGACTCAtcagctttttaaatgtgtttacctCAATGTGCCTGCAGCAGTGTCTGACATTCTGCTGCTGCGTGTGTCTGCTGTGATTACAGTCCAAACACTGAGCTAAAAATACAGCTTTGCTtgaagggggggaaaaaaggaaaatcacacACAGGGTCGGACTTTGTtgcgtatttttttttttttttccatcttcctTCCTGGTTCCCTCAACCTAGAAAACCCTGCAGCCCCATGTCTGTGTCGTTCATGCAAATACGTTTGAATGAATTTGCTTCACCAACCTCCTCGCATACGTCATCTCTTTTCTatttgtgttaggtaaataaaagaaagagtGTGAAGCCCCTTCTGGGAATAAACAAGCGGGATTAACCGGGCAGGGGATTATACACACCCAGGATGAGGCAGGTCAAATCCAGCAGGATGAGAGGGATCCCTGAGGCTTCAAACATGCTGcgtcctcctctgcttcttcctcctcttcttcctcctcctcttcctctggggTCCGTCTTGGTACAAAAAGCCCGGTCCTCCCGGTCCAGGCGCTCCGGACTGTCCCGGCTGTTTTCAGACCAGACGAGACGCAGCTTTTCTGCCGCACATGTCTCACTGTTCCAgcaggaaagtgaaaaacacCAGAATCATTGTCCTGCCAGGGGACTGGAGTCAATCCGGAAAACTACAGCTACCAGGGGAGGtttcgttttctttttctttcagtaaaaaaaatacagaaactaaAAACGACAAAGTCTAGATCTAGTCTAACACCAGCACAGGGAGCCGCTCACCCTTCCGTCTGCTCACACACCATCATAATAACACTGAGCTCATCCTCCAGTCCCGTCCGCACATCAGACATGTCCTCGGACTCTGAGCCCCTCCACTGATTCATCACGCATTCACGGCGCCTCGGAAAAAACTGTGTTGCAGGGCAGGCAACCGGTTGAATGTCAGGGGTCAATGAAAGGATCAACCAGATTAGATGCAACACCAACAGTAGTTCGGTGTTGAGGATGTATGTTAATTAAAGAATGAGGccattttattattaaagtaCATTTCATACACAGAGGAAGATTCAAGgtgctgtaaaaacaacacCTTTTTTCAAATATAAGTTATTCTAAAACAAGTTAACCTTGTAAATCCTTATGAAAGCAATCAAGGCCTTTATATATACAGGGTTAACCGTGTATGTACAGTTTAAATAGTACTGAACATTTAAGATGTTGAAATTGTAAGAGTTTGATGCTGGTGCACCTGGGGCAGGAGGGTATGAAGATTGTATCCGAGGGCTTATGTCATATTTCCCATGCAGCTTGtaactttaaaaatgtatccaaTATATGATAAAGtataattaattatagaatAAATGTCAAAAGTATTATTTGTTCACTGTGAGACTTGTGAGACTTGTCACGGACATAGTCCGAGTCTTTGTTAGTGTGGTTGAATTGAATTGTAGATCATATTGGCCAAAATATATTATTGACATTCTTTCTTCGTCTCTTGCACcagacaaacattttttaaatgtcatttatttggATGTGAATGAGCTGACATTGTTAGTAGAGTAGAAAACTAAGAGAGCAGCTTATCGTTTTTTGATGTGGTCTGCAGTGAGGCATTGTTgacagcaaaataaaaataaaccctTAATTTTTGTTTCTAACATGTTGCACAACTATGACCAGTAGCTCACATGACTATTGATGATATAATACTGTGTGTTGTCTGTTACAGTCTGTGATCAAAATCCTCCTGACCGGAACACAGTCCTGTTTGTCAAGTAAACAGAGTCATGTCTGCAAAGTCTTTCCAGGGCAAAGTCTTATTACCGAAGTGTCATTGAACGTATCACGGGATAGGAAGCGGTAATTGGAGTTCTGGACCAATCACGTGGTCGGTCTGACGCTGCGACAGCCGTCTGCTGATGCAGAGCGGCTCCTCCCCCCTGGGCGTCTGCAGAGATGTCAGTAATGAGGTTACTTCTGCATCACTATTAATAGAAGAGGCTCCACTGACCCCTCATCAATGCAGCACACAGACCACATGCAGCCGATGGAAGAAGTCACTTTCTATAATGAAGCCATTCATGCATAGTGGAGGTTCATCAaatctctttcagttttaattcaAGGCCAATTCACCAATAAGGCTTTGGTGTGAATTATTATTCTTACAAAATAAACGTGAGCTGAAGGTCAAATTATAAGTTCAATTATAAGTATTTTTATAAGCGGAGTAGTGGCTTCTTGTTCAAAGTATATTTTTACAATCAAATGATCTTACTCCTCTTTCTCTAAGTCACGTGAGTGTTCCAGTGGAAGCCCAGTACTCATGTAACATAATGTTTTGACCTAAACTGGTTTCAAACAGTTCTGTTGAAACGCTACGTTCACTAAAGCAAAGAGTGGGATCGTTTGTAAGATCCCAGCATCTGTATGTTTTATGTGTTGAACCTTAATCAGCAATGTtaataacacaataaattaataaaagtgtGGGACTGAAAAGAAGCAAAAGTGGAACCTGAGTAAATTATAGACCCTGAGGGTAATTTAATTCTGTAGAGGTTTTCATGAAGGTGCACTGACTTTCAGGATGTGTGTTTAAAGAGGTGAAAGTCAATCGTCCATTTATTTCTAACCAGCATTTCTTAAAGGTGTTGGAGAAACTCCTGGTTTACTAGGAACCCCTTTGTCAGAAGTTAAGGTGTGTCTCCTGTAATGActactgtttctgtgtgtgtctgtatcacACCAATTTTGTCTCTTACTACAAAGCTTCAGGTAGTAACAAACACATCAGGGTGAGGGGATCTGGAATGAAACTGAAGTTGTATGTTGACATTTGGACTTATCTAACAATTATATAAGATTGTAAATGCTGTAATAAGGAAGCTGTAAAAACAGGGGCAAGGATGAAAAGATGGCGATGTCCatgaaacaaaaaggaaacgTCTGTCCTTTGGCTGCGCTCACTGTGAATGTAGCAGACGAGGCTCGTGTCTTGGATTCTGAAAACCAAGTTTTACCatgttttgattttttattCTCACCAATGACAAAAGAAAGATGTAGTTcatgttattaataatattatttaatgtaaaaaatccTTCCTGGAAACGTATGGGTTGAACCCCTCAGTGTTTAAAAGAACATAAAGGAGGCAAATAGATCCCATTCTCCATActtttatttatacaaataaaataaaacaaaatcaaacccATGTTATTTTGATGTCAAGTCACTGAACCTATTTTGTTCACtctgatataaataaaaataataaatctgtgATCTCCTCCTGTTGTCTGGCACAAATACATGTAATACATTCTCATATAAATTAACATGAAAACCAGAACAATAACATACATGTAAATCATCACAATGTCTGAGTCAGTCTTCCTCATTGTGCTCCTCAGCTCTGCTGCTTCTTTGAGTTCAGATGAGCCTCTATCTCTGATTTGAAGAGGAGCTCCCCCAGCTGGCTGTGCGAGGCCTCGCTCATGGCCTTAGTCTGCATGCACATCTTGTATTTTTCCGGTGGAAGCTCGTCCGCACAGTTCTTCTCGTGCCACAGGTGGAAGAGGCCTCGAGACGGAGAGCGAATCACCATCAGGTTACTGTGCAGGTACTTCCTGTACAGGTGCACGTCCTCCAACCCCCAACCTTTAATGCTACGGTCAAAACCGCCTGTGGTGAAAAGTGAAGAAATGGTTTTATTGTGACCTGAGTTATGTTGTTAAGCAGCTGAAATTGTAGTTATTGGGTTTTATGCTggataaaaagatggacgacatggcagctTCCAAAAAGTGAGGCCAAAAGGTCTCAgttcccctggtggctggttatGGTATAggtcctccgtgttagcagacgggacatgggccaaatTATAAGTCGAAGCCCGTTTCATATAAAATGGTATTGATaatagtttctgtcattttaggttgttcttaCCACTTGATGTTTGCTCAAATGTTCATTTGTAAGGTTCCTATGAAttatttgataaaataaaaatgggttgaaatgtcatgattgacagctgagactgacgcACGATTGGTTGAGCTTGTGTATCAGTGGGACTTTGCTACAGTTGTGGaatttttatataaacatacacataATTCTGTTCTCTTATGCCTTTGTACAGTTTGGAATAAAAATATATCAGTCATATTTAATCATACAAAGTCTTTCAAATGATGAAATAGTGGAAGTTACCTATGTTGATGAAATCAGACCTGTACTGACACGTCATGCCAAAGCCAAAGTCTCTCCAGAATCCTGTTTCCTTCCTCATCAcctgagagggaaagagaaggcGGATATCATTCACAACCTTTGTGAAAGAGTTTTGATCTCAAGTGAATaaaactgtttatatatatatgtgttgtaCCCACCAGCTGCTGTTGAATAGAGGGTAGAAGTGTGTGATTGCTGTAGATGATAGATGGGTTGTACTGACTGAAGAGAACAGGATAATACACTTTCTTAcctaaagacaaaaaagaaaacacactctcTGTTTTAAACACCTACTGTCAGgattcttttctctctctccttctctcctacCGGTGAAAAATTAATCGGGGTTGGATGCATTTTTCATCAaacagcattttttatttgcttgGAGTGAGATGAAAGAGAAGTGGTATCGAGTGAGCAGCGATAACTCACAATTCTGAGCAGAGAAAATCAAAGATTAACTTTCACCCCAGTGACTCACATTTCAGATGTGGACATAATCACTGGTTGATAATTCATCTGAAAGAACCGCTCCCATAGATTAGCATTTCCACTACGAGTTCCAGGCAGGTCCTCATACCCATGTTCTGAAAAATTCAGATGTAAATTCTGTGTTTGAAGTGTATTCAATTTAGATTCTCTACCAGTCtctacacacagagagagactgatccatgaatcattctctgaTAAATCAACAAATGTGTTTCCTCCTGACTCAAATTGCAACTTTCCACCAAGTCTtgtagttgttgtgtaatcctgctcactGAAAAACAagtgcagatgaaaacacatactccttggcagaggtaactaCCCAGTGCTTTTCATTAGAGAATGTTCCCATGGGCACAGACAGGTAGACGGTTCCCCAAACCtccttctgtttctgtgtgtgtaagaaacTGCTGCATGATGTCAACAAAGCCCCTGTGTTAATGTGTGGCACACTAACCCCCCCGTCCCTCACCAGGCTCTGCCTTGAGACGACAGGATGTCAGGAAGTCAGCTGTGAAGTGGATGTCAACATCACAGAAGAAGAGCAGGACATTCTGACTCCGCCTCCAGGCCCTGGCGCCCACTTCCAAGCCACGACCCCGAGAAAACTCCTCGTTCAGCTGGATGAGAGTGAAGCTCCTGAACCGAGTCTCTCTGCGGGGGAAGAAGAAGCCATGGAATGATCTCTGTGTGCAACTGGACAGGTGATgggatgttttcatttgaaatgggAACACAAACAACCAACCTCCAGACATTAAGTATCAACAGAGTGTAGAAGCAtcacatatttaacaaaagCAAAGTGAGAGAAGCTTATAGTACAAAAAGATCATGGATCCTGATTTTATCATGATGGATAGGAGGGATGTGTGTGCTGCTTCCTGAAGGTCCAGAGGATGAGTTTATTCTGCCTGCAGCTCTCAACCTCTGACACTCTCTGACTTACAGGTTGATTCATGGACAAAAATATCTGcagtgcagcacagacacactgcaaAACTAAATCATGTAGGAGTTGAGCAGAGGATAGACATGAGTGTCTGGCAGTAATCTGTCTCCATACTTTCACATGATATTAATTGTCTCAGTCTGTGGCATCACATGTTGTTATCTTGCAAAAGAGGTCACGTGACTTTGATTAAAGACTCAACCAAAGGTTTCAAATCCAACCCAGTGACTTGTCCCAGATCACAAGGAGGTTCTGCACGTTCATGTTGTTTAAGGGGAGCGTGTGGAAAATAGCACACATTACCTGGAGGTCTGGTCCAGCATGGCTTTCACCTGGTCTATCTGGTCCCGACCGAAGTAGACGACAGTGAGATGAACCCGGCCGTCCTGCTTGAT belongs to Platichthys flesus chromosome 3, fPlaFle2.1, whole genome shotgun sequence and includes:
- the LOC133940852 gene encoding phospholipid phosphatase 1-like, which translates into the protein MFEASGIPLILLDLTCLILVGLPFFILTPQHNPFKRGFFCNDESIRYPLKEDTISYQLLGGVMIPFTLIVVVCGECLSVYLSRVKKQSLGTKYVACVYKAVGSYVFGAAASQSLTDVAKYSIGRLRPNFVAVCQPEWDRINCKTGGYIENFTCTGDKFLVDEARLSFYSGHSSFSMYCMLFLVLYIQARLLSQWTRLLRPTIQFFLIATAVYVGLSRVSDYKHHWSDVFTGLLQGGLVAVFTVFCVADFFEQPADAVVSQEEESSPSSLHESPSILNHYGSTD